From a single Schistosoma mansoni strain Puerto Rico chromosome 4, complete genome genomic region:
- a CDS encoding seryl-tRNA synthetase yields the protein MVLDLDLFRVDKGGDPELIRSNEIKRFRGTKRVDLLLEADENWRKARFRADHLNKVKNFCSKTIAKKIKENKDGPDFDSNLFDDVFDRLDSLVEADLQSLGVAQLKSLSCLIDEETKRNAAFVVEFESVRQQQLYEIGNLLHPDVPISNNEEDNLVIRTFGKSDFRKPLSHVDLVIMVDGFDGERGSTVAGGRGYFLKGPLVFLEQAIINLALQMLDERGFTPLYTPFFMRKEAMRAVAQLSQFDEELYKVTGRRELNVTTNHDSQTNESGEEEKYLIATSEQPIAAFHQDEWLPIDQLPIKYAGISTCFRQEVGSHGRDTRGIFRVHQFEKVEQFCITSPHDNLSWEMFDHMISNAEAFHQALKLPYRVVSIVSGELNNAASMKYDLEGWFPGSGAFRELVSCSNCLDYQSRRLAIRFGQTKKMNRSVEYVHMLNATMCATTRVICAILENYQTEHGIIVPDVLKSFMPKKYQKFIPFKGHEDKIPISIDNVPETIYSPSNAKFHDETSFNELNERINALTGATESGLVNAISQISEVQKRIEDKLNTLSLFTTSNHIEKDVRNKNFAVVHPVEDKNDLEVENKGTIDNESVSLQSTTPEPTDSKKKRKRKPKKKQSD from the exons ATGGTGCTAGACTTGGATCTTTTCAGAGTCGATAAAGGAGGTGATCCTGAACTTATTCGTTCCAATGAAATCAAAAGATTCAGAGGTACTAAACGTGTCGATTTGCTATTAGAAGCAGATGAGAATTGGCGGAAAG CACGTTTCAGAGCTGatcatttaaataaagtaaAGAACTTCTGCAGCAAAACTATTGCTAAGAAGATTAAA GAAAACAAAGACGGCCCGGATTTTGATTCTAATTTGTTTGATGATGTATTTGATCGCCTTGATTCACTTGTAGAAGCTGATTTGCAG TCCTTGGGTGTAGCACAGTTAAAGTCTTTGTCCTGTCTTATTGATGAAGAAACAAAGAGAAATGCAGCCTTCGTAGTGGAGTTCGAGTCTGTAAGACAGCAGCAATTGTATGAGATTGGTAATCTCCTACACCCAGATGTACCGATAAGTAACAATGAG GAAGACAATTTGGTTATTCGAACTTTCGGAAAGAGCGATTTTCGAAAACCTTTATCTCATGTTGATTTAGTGATAATGGTAGATGGTTTTGACGGTGAACGTGGAAGTACAGTAGCCGGAGGTCGTGGATATTTTCTAAAG GGGCCGCTAGTCTTCCTGGAACAAGCAATCATAAACTTAGCTCTACAAATGCTAGATGAACGGGGTTTTACGCCACTGTACACTCCATTTTTTATGCGCAAGGAGGCTATGCGAGCAGTCGCTCAGTTAAGTCAGTTTGATGAAGAGTTGTACAAA GTTACAGGCCGTCGTGAACTTAATGTCACAACCAATCATGATTCACAAACAAATGAAAGTGGAGAGGAAGAGAAATATTTAATTGCAACATCCGAACAACCAATCGCTGCATTTCATCAAGACGAATGGTTACCCATTGATCAATTACCGATTAAGTATGCAGGGATCTCGACTTGTTTCAGACAAGAAGTTGGTAGTCATGGTCGTGATACTCGTGGGATATTTCGTGTTCATCAGTTCGAAAAG GTTGAACAGTTTTGTATTACTAGTCCGCACGATAATCTGTCATGGGAGATGTTTGATCATATGATTTCTAATGCTGAAGCATTTCACCAG GCTCTGAAGTTGCCTTATCGTGTTGTTTCCATTGTATCGGGTGAGCTAAACAATGCTGCATCTATGAAGTATGATTTAGAAGGTTGGTTCCCTGGGTCCGGAGCCTTTAGGGAACTTGTATCTTGTAGTAATTGTTTGGACTATCAATCTCGTCGGTTAGCAATTCGTTTCggtcaaacaaaaaaaatgaacagAAGT GTTGAATATGTACATATGCTCAATGCAACGATGTGTGCAACCACTCGAGTTATTTGTGCGATTCTAGAGAATTATCAAACAGAACATGGGATTATTGTTCCTGATGTTTTAAAATCATTCATGCCCAAAA AATATCAGAAATTTATACCATTCAAAGGACATGAAGATAAAATACCTATCAGCATTGATAATGTGCCAGAGACAATTTACAGTCCATCCAATGCAAAATTTCACGATGAAACATCGTTCAATGAGCTGAATGAAAGAATAAATGCTTTAACTGGAGCCACAGAATCTGGTCTCGTCAATGCTATTTCTCAGATATCTGAAGTTCAAAAACGAATCGAAGATAAGTTAAATACACTAAGTTTATTCACCACAAGTAATCACATTGAAAAAGATGTCCGTAACAAAAATTTTGCTGTTGTTCATCCTGTAGAAGATAAAAACGACcttgaagttgaaaataaagGTACAATTGAtaatgagtcagtgagtttaCAATCAACTACTCCAGAACCAACTGATTCTAAGAAGAAGCGGAAGAGAAAaccaaaaaagaaacaatcGGATTAG